In Mytilus edulis chromosome 8, xbMytEdul2.2, whole genome shotgun sequence, the genomic window CGTTATTAGATTACTCGGagaaatacaaaaacgaaatttgaaacaggaagtgttgaatgaaacgaaattatcgatggttcccggtaacggacatgataaaatccggaaatcgtattattgttaaataaaaaaaatcggggcgggacgatttcagaggagcgggcggggatgaaaatctagcaattaatttcAATTGGCCTAAAcaacaacattttataaaacaagcATTTTATTCACAAATAATACAGTCACCATTATTTAGTTcgaaaaaaaattcaattgtgACTTTTTAAGAGCAGTGACTATCTAATTGTCAAATTGCCGTACTGGAAACAAAAAGGGAAAGAGcaacaaaacaaacatgtaattgaatataattttcaactttaattatatatatttggcTCCGCTTGACCGACCTTAATGtgcaagttattatctttttatttcaaaCTAAATATCATTTCAGAACCAGCAACACACCAAGCATCAATAGCTCTATATCAATACATGTGCAATCATATTGTTGGGACCGAGGAACATGTTCAATCACTTAGAATGATCAACACTGTAAGAGATAATTTATCACGCAATGAAATTCAAACAACAATCACAAGTGGAAGTTTTGGAGAAGGTCTTGATATGCGAGGAAGTGACGTTGATCTTGTGAAAGTGATATCATTTATTGAGGTTTGTGAAAACATAAACAttcctttcaaccaaaatataacatattttaCCATGGAAACATGCGAAGCACAACCAGGATCTACCCAATTACGTCTGGTTCATGGTAAGAACTTGAAAGTATTTGAACTTTGTAATGAAATTGAAGGCCAATACTATTTTTCAAACcttaaaataaaacaactattTTTGCACAAGTTTTCTTCGATCATCCATGGACCATGTGTTTCTGACAATGATGGATTTATGGATTATGCCTACACCTTACACAACAGATCATGGATAAAACAAGCAGAAGAGTGGAAAACACGATCAAAGAACGCATGGCCAGAGTACGATGTTAAACAGTCAATTATAAAACACGGTGTTCTGTTTGTACCAAAAGGTGTCCAAGGATCGAAGAAAGAAGAATTAGAATGGCGAATATCATTTTCCGTTGGAGAAAAGTTTCTTATCTATTCTTTCACACATACACAATTACTGTGTTATGCTCTGAtgaaaattcttttaaaagaCGTGATAGATACTGACTTAGAATGTAAAGAATTACTTAGCTCATactttatgaaaacaattttattttggataTCTGAAGAATTTCCACTTTCGATATGGAGGCCAGAAAACCTGATATCTAATTTTATGAGGTGTGTGAAGAGACTAATATACTGTGTTGAAAACTCAGTTTGCCCACAGTACTTCAttcctgaaaataatttatttaaaaataagattaaaGGACACGCACAGGAAACACTCTTACAAAAACTAAACATTCTATATAGTTATGGGTGGCGAAGTATCTTATTTTCAGATCAAATGTCGAATTTCAATGAATTATCATTTCAAAAAGAAGTGCATCTAATGTACGGTGAAAGTCTTAAACTACTAATGTCGCCATCTATGTGCTTACGAGACCGTTCAATCCCAATTGGAAGTGATTTGTCATGGAGGAAAGGAATACATATGGTTTTGTCCAATAACAGTTCCAAAATAAGAGACTTTTACTCGTTCTATACGTCAACGATCTTATTCAATAGTGACAATTTTCTTACAATTGATGATATACCCGATAATAAATCTTCCTATAAACAGTACAAAACTAGTATAAGTACTGTGTTATTGAATGCACGACATGATGCTGTGTCTGGATGGCTAAAGTTAGCTTCGCTTTTCTATAGGACTAAACAGTACAAACTAGCTCTCGACATTCTGCAGTATTCACTTTTAAAATGTTCACCCGAAAAACTTTACTTTGGCATTCGTTTGTCTCCTATACAGAATGAATTGTTAAGTTTGCAGTTGGTAAAGCGGTTGACTGTTTCTCGGTTGAAAAGAATGCTGCTTTTCAGTTATTTAAGGTTTACTAAGAACTGTACGTTGTTACCAGATGAATTACAAATTAATGGAGATTTGTCATATTACCAAATACCACCGGAGGTATATGcccattttatttcttttctttgtcattataatatgaaaaataCCGATCAATGCCTTGATTCTCTCCAAGATTTACAATTGACTATAGAGGAAGAGCATTTCATTGCAAGTGACTCAGAGAGGGCTATGTCCTACAATATCCTCGGTGTAGTTTTCAAGGTTTTGGGAGACATAGAATCAGCTAGATATGCCTTTATAAGATCTATAGAACTCGAATCAGATCCAGATTTAAATACTGCTTTTCGGAATTTGTTATCAATTGGTGGAATGTAATACAGATAGTGTAATAAAACCTAAGATTTTACTTATTCTTTTAatgattaaagttttttttactcAAATGGTATTGATTATATTATTTGTGctttatatgttgtgtacaagttgtaatgttgtacagattataatttgtacagattttttgtacaagttatcagtgttttatgtaCCGCTAAacacaaatggatgatgcaaTCCCACAATGTTTTATTTCgcatatttttgtcatatttccACAACTGCATAATACAGTCTAAAACTGAGCATTGATACACACACATTATAAGACCACACACACAATTTTTTATGGATATGATTTTGGTATTAGAAGAAagataaaattagaatttaaaccattcaggtgtCCTCCTTTCCAGTTTAAGGACAAAGAAAATAGCACTAAATGTTAAGTCGAAGTATATACATTTGAATTTAAGACATTAAGCTGATACATTTTAGAAGATAAACTTTTATCACCTGGTGCAAGAAGttctgtgtaaaaaaaaattataacttgtacaaaaaccctgtacaatttataatttgttcaaaCTTTCATCTTGTATACAACATACTCATGATATATGAGTTTAAAacatataatgatttatttgcaaTAAGAAACAgagaacaaatacaaatatatttttgatatgcTTCTTTTTCTTCAAAACTCCAATGTGAAATACCTACAAGTTTTTTTGTtctgtcaaaatataaaatattgatctcttcACATTCTGCACAGTTTGGAGTCTTAACATTAGACAAGTCAAAGATGTTCAATAAGTAGAacaaataatttcctttattcTGTAAATACATTGAGTATACGTAAAGGCAGTGATTATTTTGCGGGCGCCGGAAACATATTTTtcttgcacttcagtgtttctgttgttccgttgttttacttttgtagttgatgtgtttccctgtGATTCGATGTTTgaccctgatttgttttctttaaatcgTTTTCTGATAATTGGACGTCGGTGTACTACAGTTGCATTTTTTACAGTTGATAGGCAACAATCGATCAGAACGACAAATTTCTGGTGAGGATTTAGATGCAATCGATGTTTTAcaaactcaaatttaaatactaagtagattatttcatgtatttacatGATGCATATCGTGTATAGTAAATTGTTAATtgtaatatcaattttattcatgtacatatttagtttcttttttatgtcccatttttaggcattatgttttctggtctgtgcgtcagtctgttcgttcgtttgtctgGTCGTCAGTTCGTCCGGCCTCAGGTTTAATTTtcttggtcaaggtagtttttgataaagttgaagtccaatcaacttgaaacttagtaaacgtgttttctatgatatgatatttctaattttaatgccaaattatagattGTCCCCCATTTTTACGGTCCATTgaccatagaaaatgatagtgtggatggagcatccgtgtacttgggacacattcttgtttatgaatAATTGAACATTCATGTTGCAATACTAGACATGCTAGAAGTATTGGtcattggttgattaatcatttgCTCGGAGCAAAACAATTGTGGGGTTTTGTTTTGCCGTTACTACAGTGGAGTTATAAAACATTGAAACACAACGTTACAAAGATAAAAAcggccgttacttttctcgtttgaattattttacattgttatttccggggccttttgtagctgattgtgcgatatgggctttgatcattgttgaaggccgtacggtgacctatagttttttaatatctttttttcttcttttgttttatatacatgatatattgcataaaattgagaatggaaatggagaatgtgccaaagagacaacaacccgaccatagaaaaaaaacaacagcagaaggttaccaacaggttttcaatgtagcgagaaattcccgcacccggaggcgtccttgagctggcccctaaacaaatatgtactagttcagtgataatgaacgccatactaattcccaaattgtacacaagaaactaaaattaaaataatacaagactaacaaaggccagaggctcctgacttgggacaggtgcaaaaatgcggcggggttaaacatgtttttgagatctcaaccctccccctatacctctagccaatgtagaaaagtaaacacataacaatacgcagtCTTGTTGAACAAGTTGACTTCCTATAAGCATATCCATGtttaatacattatttttgtCATCGTATTTGTGTTGACTTCTTAACATTAGTCTAATGAAGGATAAAAACTCAGTAAACACATTACAATAGACCTTTGAGAAGCACGTATATCTTTAAACTCATTTAGTTTCGATACTAATTTCATTTAAGATGGTATTGGAGTTCTGTAGACAAAGTTTTCATTGGAACTCATATACATGTCTAACAACACGATTGGTTAAACGCAACCATTGGAAGTAGGTTCTTCTTTTTTTCATGTACTTTGCTCGTCTATTATATcgtaaccccctcccccccccgcATTGGGTGGTACCTAACAGACTTAGTGAGCGTAAACGCATTGATATCGATAGCCAAGGACAAACAAGTTACAGGTGAATGATTCAGTATTATTATTAACATATGTATTGCGGTTGTCCACGCTTTTATAAAAATGATTCTAAATTCGTTGTACAGTGTTCGAGTGGACTAACACGTTATATATTGGGTTTGTAAATTGCATATTGCGATTTTAGCTTTTCTCTAAACCCATATGGAATTAaatgaccccatatatatcgtttTAGCTCACTATCACACTATATAACCAATAATGTCACAGTTATATATTTAGTCGGCAGTTGTTTATTCACTCGAATAGGGTTTACATGCTTACAagttctgaaaaaataaataaaaacaatgacagacatgaaccaacgacatcTACTGCACAACATGCTCCTGACGAAGGACAGAAACAAAAAGAATATTGCGAGGTAACATATATTTGTAAGCGCCCTCCCCTTTCCTAACCTCAGACATTAATCCACATGTATAAAATgagaataattttaaaataaattacatgtGTTTTGCTCAACAGATCCTCCTGAGGCACAATACCATTAATTCGTGTTGACCAATCTTTAGTTTTCCTGATTTTGTTGTGTTTTGAGTACCGGGTGacttgttgtttgttgttttttgtaatGACTTCTGCCATAACATTATCAATTCGTTTTCGACTCATTCATTTGAATATTCGTTTGTTATCgtttgtatttctttttaacCATGTTCTTAGATTTGAAGATGTTCAATGAGTCATGTAATATTTTAGtgtattttttattgatatttcatatTGACGATATATCACTTTCTTAGAGATAAGCCATAAtatttgtaaaatgcattttttgtttcatcaATCCCCTCTTGAATTCCTTATATCATTTCTTGTAATTTGATAATGTatttttaattgacatttttgatttttgaagtgCATTTTCATTTATCAACCACCTCCTAAAATCAGTATTACATTTCATCCAATAAATCAAGaatatattatatgttaataatGAGGGTCTTATGTTGATATTATAATCACTTCATTCACTGAACACCAGGTTCATAGCTCTTGTATTTACTAAGAGTTTGTTTCTCTTTAGAACTTACATGTATGCTATCGgagatggttttttttcctaACTATATTTTACACTTTAGTTTCGTTTTCTATGAATAACCTTATAACCAATCAATTTTGCAATTCGACACATGCAAATTTGAagtctttttaatatatttgtttacaaaatgaaataacaattgaTAAAGCATTAATATTTTCCGCTTCACGAGTCATCGTTGTTTTACTTATCGTTAAAACTACACTTGAAATGCAAATTTTCCGGCATGTAGTATATCAATAAATGATCAATATTTACAATAGAAAAATGTTTacctttcaatttttttgatacaatTTAAGTCTCCAAATCAATACAAAGCAGAcaatgtaaatgaaaataataaattatcttAAGTCTGTTGCATGCCTTTTAAAACTTAAATACATGTAACGGTAACTACAAAGGATTCATTCGATATATATCAAATGTTAAAATTAGGTATTGTAGTGTATGAATATATGGTGTCAAAGGATAAATACTGTATAAACAACGTGCAGATTAAATGCTATAAAACATAAAGCAGAAACATGTAGGGACTAATGAATTAGATCTTGGTTTACACTCAATGTGTTAGTGTACTCAACATTATATTTGTGACATGAACTTCACATGCAGTACAATAATAAATAACTATGCTGCTCTCTTTTAAATAAGAAAGAACAGTATATGTTTATTGTAAGCAACATATtatatctatttaataaactcatcatagataccaggattacaattttgtttttaagccAGAAGCGtttttcgtctacattagactcatcagtaatgccccaatccaaaaaacaaatattttatag contains:
- the LOC139485920 gene encoding cyclic GMP-AMP synthase-like receptor 2 yields the protein MAEPATHQASIALYQYMCNHIVGTEEHVQSLRMINTVRDNLSRNEIQTTITSGSFGEGLDMRGSDVDLVKVISFIEVCENINIPFNQNITYFTMETCEAQPGSTQLRLVHGKNLKVFELCNEIEGQYYFSNLKIKQLFLHKFSSIIHGPCVSDNDGFMDYAYTLHNRSWIKQAEEWKTRSKNAWPEYDVKQSIIKHGVLFVPKGVQGSKKEELEWRISFSVGEKFLIYSFTHTQLLCYALMKILLKDVIDTDLECKELLSSYFMKTILFWISEEFPLSIWRPENLISNFMRCVKRLIYCVENSVCPQYFIPENNLFKNKIKGHAQETLLQKLNILYSYGWRSILFSDQMSNFNELSFQKEVHLMYGESLKLLMSPSMCLRDRSIPIGSDLSWRKGIHMVLSNNSSKIRDFYSFYTSTILFNSDNFLTIDDIPDNKSSYKQYKTSISTVLLNARHDAVSGWLKLASLFYRTKQYKLALDILQYSLLKCSPEKLYFGIRLSPIQNELLSLQLVKRLTVSRLKRMLLFSYLRFTKNCTLLPDELQINGDLSYYQIPPEVYAHFISFLCHYNMKNTDQCLDSLQDLQLTIEEEHFIASDSERAMSYNILGVVFKVLGDIESARYAFIRSIELESDPDLNTAFRNLLSIGGM